Proteins found in one Corynebacterium zhongnanshanii genomic segment:
- a CDS encoding DivIVA domain-containing protein, which translates to MYKTFQGMDDLQHMVEQAYSVPMTSNCMVPRRDVLDILDEMRNAIPVEMDDAQDVLDHRDGIIDDAQNHADTLISDAERERDDILAEAEARAAKIIDDAEARATQTVAQAEDRAETLVENARREYETVTSRAEAEANRLITSGNESYQRSVDEGLAEQARLVSESEVVRIAQAESQRIVESAHADSDRLRTECDRYVDSTLAEFENTLNATLRTVTRDRAALRKGAGVSGHAPSRTSREPRDHRYEEHAD; encoded by the coding sequence ATGTACAAGACTTTCCAGGGTATGGATGACCTCCAGCACATGGTGGAGCAAGCCTACAGCGTGCCGATGACGTCCAATTGCATGGTTCCGCGACGCGACGTCCTCGACATTCTCGACGAGATGCGCAACGCCATCCCCGTCGAGATGGATGACGCGCAGGACGTGTTGGATCACCGGGACGGCATCATCGACGATGCGCAAAACCACGCGGACACCTTGATCTCCGACGCGGAGAGGGAACGCGACGACATCCTCGCCGAAGCTGAGGCACGTGCTGCCAAAATTATTGACGACGCCGAAGCGCGCGCCACCCAGACCGTCGCTCAAGCGGAAGACCGCGCCGAAACGCTGGTGGAAAACGCCCGTCGTGAATACGAGACCGTCACGTCCCGCGCCGAGGCTGAAGCCAACCGCCTGATCACCAGCGGTAACGAGTCCTACCAGCGTTCGGTGGATGAAGGTTTGGCGGAGCAGGCTCGCCTGGTGTCCGAGTCCGAGGTTGTACGCATCGCCCAGGCGGAGTCCCAGCGCATCGTGGAGTCCGCGCACGCCGATTCTGACCGCCTGCGGACCGAATGCGACCGCTACGTGGACTCCACGCTGGCCGAGTTCGAAAACACCCTCAACGCCACGTTGCGCACGGTCACCAGGGATCGCGCGGCGCTGCGCAAGGGAGCCGGAGTGTCCGGACACGCGCCATCGCGCACCTCTCGGGAACCACGGGATCACCGCTACGAGGAGCACGCCGACTAA
- a CDS encoding DAK2 domain-containing protein — MDEHLDGPLIEQWARRATTGLQNHQADINSLNVFPIPDSDTGTNMALTMGSAVRAMDEVLEAAGEERSASLVEVTNALAKGAVLGARGNSGLVLSQVLRALAESATRGPIDGDALATMLAHASDFAREAISTPVEGTVISVLAAAAEGAQAAVEESLSFSEIVRRCLDSAEVALEQTPQHLDVLAQAGVVDAGGKGFVVMMQALADLVEGAPELEHEVQPHAVVQQEVEVMFAFESDDPGVRDEMRGILEDQGNSVVVGPISATQVMMHVHTRHAGPIIEKAFALGRVSGLRIEVLPLVEDATASPAATLPIIALCPEPGDADGGVRELFEQLGAQTVSSEADIGRVLASAHEPTLVLLNGQDASLVRERAADRQLEFIETFSIVGGLAAVAVFDATADWEDTVDDIITAVSTQRTVHPEYQVVCASLPAFMDELLGDGGELMTLLWDGDEAVEAGVSRAIDHIKTHHEGLELQVIHTPGLGLPVEIGVE, encoded by the coding sequence ATGGACGAGCACCTCGATGGCCCACTGATCGAGCAGTGGGCGCGCCGGGCGACAACCGGGTTACAGAATCATCAGGCTGACATCAACAGCCTCAATGTGTTCCCGATTCCGGATTCCGATACCGGCACGAACATGGCCCTGACGATGGGCAGCGCCGTGCGCGCGATGGACGAGGTGCTGGAGGCCGCGGGGGAGGAGCGTAGCGCGAGCCTGGTGGAGGTGACGAACGCCCTGGCTAAAGGTGCTGTGCTGGGGGCGCGCGGCAACTCCGGGCTGGTGCTGAGTCAGGTGCTGCGCGCGCTGGCGGAGAGCGCCACCCGGGGTCCCATCGACGGTGATGCGCTGGCCACCATGCTGGCTCACGCGTCCGACTTTGCGCGCGAGGCCATTTCCACGCCAGTGGAGGGGACCGTGATCTCCGTGCTGGCGGCGGCGGCCGAAGGGGCGCAGGCTGCGGTGGAGGAGTCTCTGAGCTTCTCCGAGATCGTGCGGCGGTGCTTGGACAGCGCCGAGGTGGCGCTGGAGCAGACGCCCCAGCATCTCGACGTGCTGGCGCAGGCCGGTGTGGTGGATGCCGGAGGTAAAGGGTTCGTGGTGATGATGCAGGCGCTTGCTGACCTGGTGGAGGGGGCGCCGGAGCTGGAACATGAGGTGCAACCGCACGCGGTCGTGCAGCAGGAAGTGGAGGTGATGTTTGCCTTCGAATCGGACGACCCGGGTGTGCGTGATGAGATGCGGGGGATCCTGGAGGACCAGGGCAACTCCGTGGTGGTGGGGCCGATCAGTGCTACCCAGGTGATGATGCACGTGCACACACGGCACGCCGGGCCCATCATCGAGAAGGCCTTTGCGTTGGGGCGTGTTTCGGGTCTGCGGATTGAGGTGCTTCCCCTGGTGGAGGACGCTACCGCATCGCCTGCTGCCACGCTGCCCATCATCGCTTTGTGCCCGGAGCCTGGCGATGCAGACGGCGGCGTGCGTGAGCTCTTCGAGCAGTTGGGCGCACAGACCGTCAGCAGCGAGGCGGATATCGGCCGCGTGCTGGCCTCTGCGCACGAGCCCACGCTGGTTCTGCTGAACGGCCAGGATGCCTCCCTGGTGCGGGAGAGGGCCGCCGACCGGCAGCTTGAGTTCATCGAGACCTTCTCCATCGTGGGCGGATTGGCCGCCGTGGCTGTGTTCGACGCTACGGCAGACTGGGAAGACACCGTGGATGACATCATCACTGCCGTGTCCACGCAGCGCACCGTGCACCCCGAGTACCAGGTGGTCTGCGCGTCCCTGCCGGCGTTCATGGACGAGCTGCTCGGCGATGGTGGCGAGCTTATGACCCTCCTGTGGGATGGGGACGAGGCCGTGGAAGCCGGAGTATCCCGCGCAATCGACCACATCAAGACTCACCACGAGGGGTTGGAACTACAAGTCATCCACACCCCGGGGCTGGGCCTACCAGTGGAAATTGGCGTGGAATAA
- a CDS encoding thiamine-phosphate kinase, which produces MPHAIDALDPSALTLSEAGEARTIRAIRQAAPSDLNGDDAAVIPTTGTNSRIVCSTDMLVEGRHFRFDYSTPHQVGRKAVAQNFADIQAMGARPTSLLFALAAPPDMLLRDVQEIARGMYHAAIPWAAELVGGDVVRSDTLVITITAVGELTGPDAPLTLDAACVGHRIIAHGNVGWSAAGLDILQACGGRDGVPDDPILRTLVDWHCAPEFPVGRGFVARATGAASLTDISDGLIRDVTAMAERSGVVFDLDREALVPSRELRHAQQFLADKGIDIDPWDWVLNGGEDHCLVGTTDTRMPSGYRHLGWVRSAHDVTDTPVLLDGAPVTNDGGWESL; this is translated from the coding sequence ATGCCCCATGCGATTGATGCGTTAGATCCTTCTGCCCTCACCCTGTCCGAGGCGGGTGAGGCACGCACGATTCGCGCGATCCGCCAGGCCGCCCCCAGCGACCTCAATGGGGACGACGCCGCCGTGATCCCCACAACCGGCACCAATTCCCGCATTGTGTGCTCCACGGACATGCTGGTGGAGGGCCGCCACTTCCGTTTCGACTATTCCACCCCGCACCAGGTGGGCCGCAAGGCCGTGGCCCAGAACTTCGCCGATATTCAGGCCATGGGCGCCCGCCCTACCTCCTTGCTGTTTGCCCTGGCCGCGCCGCCGGACATGCTGCTGCGGGATGTTCAGGAGATCGCCCGCGGAATGTACCACGCCGCCATTCCCTGGGCCGCCGAGCTCGTCGGTGGTGACGTGGTGCGCAGTGACACCCTGGTCATCACCATCACCGCCGTCGGCGAACTCACGGGACCTGATGCCCCCTTAACCCTCGACGCCGCCTGCGTGGGACACAGAATCATTGCCCACGGGAACGTGGGATGGTCGGCCGCAGGTCTGGACATCCTCCAGGCCTGCGGCGGCCGCGACGGCGTTCCGGACGACCCCATCCTGCGCACGTTGGTGGACTGGCACTGCGCCCCGGAGTTTCCCGTGGGACGCGGCTTCGTGGCACGCGCCACGGGAGCCGCCAGCCTCACGGACATCTCCGATGGGCTGATCCGCGATGTCACCGCCATGGCTGAGCGTTCGGGCGTGGTATTCGACCTGGACCGAGAGGCCCTCGTGCCCTCTCGCGAGCTGCGTCACGCCCAGCAGTTCCTGGCGGACAAAGGTATAGACATAGACCCTTGGGACTGGGTCTTGAACGGGGGAGAGGACCACTGCCTCGTGGGAACCACCGATACCCGCATGCCCAGCGGCTACCGCCACCTGGGATGGGTGCGTAGCGCACACGACGTCACGGACACCCCCGTCCTGCTGGACGGCGCACCCGTCACCAACGACGGCGGATGGGAATCGCTATGA
- the coaD gene encoding pantetheine-phosphate adenylyltransferase, translating to MRVVCPGSFDPVTNGHLDIFTRAAATFDEVTVLVTYNPNKSGLFDAEERMDLIRRSIDALPNGPTNITVDKWDSLLVDYLKKHDIQAMVKGLRSSLDYEYELPMAQMNQRLSGAETYFLLTNPDYGYVSSTLCKEVAKYGGDVSGLMPEPVVEAMRAKFSS from the coding sequence ATGCGAGTTGTATGCCCCGGATCTTTCGATCCTGTGACCAATGGCCATCTGGACATCTTTACCCGCGCGGCGGCCACCTTCGATGAGGTGACCGTGCTGGTGACCTACAACCCCAACAAGTCCGGGTTGTTCGATGCCGAGGAGCGGATGGACCTGATCCGTCGTTCTATCGACGCGCTTCCCAACGGCCCGACAAACATCACGGTGGATAAGTGGGATTCCCTGCTGGTGGATTACCTGAAGAAGCACGATATTCAGGCGATGGTGAAGGGACTGCGCAGTTCCCTGGACTATGAATACGAACTGCCCATGGCCCAGATGAACCAGCGCCTGTCTGGGGCGGAGACGTACTTCCTGCTGACCAACCCGGACTATGGCTATGTGTCCTCCACGCTGTGCAAGGAAGTGGCGAAGTACGGCGGGGATGTGTCCGGTCTGATGCCGGAGCCCGTGGTGGAGGCTATGCGCGCTAAGTTTTCGTCCTAG
- a CDS encoding tyrosine-type recombinase/integrase, giving the protein MSLAGSTVRRFHTCLAMILDTAVKDGLIPSNPARGVKLPRRAEPRRVYLTAQQVKFLTDHCTRHRELVWLLATTGLRWSEAVALRAGDIDQARRRIRVERAAVTVGSTVHVGTPKTHEKRTVAAPAFVMDMLAPLMKGKSPDALLWTNSTGGYMQLPTHHSWFYGAVKRAMSDDPSFPYVTVHGLRHVAAGLLVSQGANVKVVQRQLGHAQASMTLDVYADLFEGDLDDVAFRGLV; this is encoded by the coding sequence ATGTCACTAGCTGGATCAACCGTCCGCCGTTTCCACACCTGCCTAGCCATGATCCTCGACACCGCCGTAAAGGACGGCCTCATCCCCTCCAACCCGGCGCGTGGCGTGAAACTCCCCCGCAGAGCAGAGCCACGCCGCGTGTACCTCACCGCCCAGCAGGTGAAGTTTCTCACTGATCACTGCACAAGGCACCGTGAGCTTGTCTGGCTGCTGGCAACTACAGGCCTGCGCTGGAGCGAAGCCGTAGCGCTCCGGGCTGGAGACATCGACCAGGCGCGCCGGCGTATCCGGGTAGAGAGAGCTGCTGTCACCGTCGGTTCCACCGTGCACGTCGGGACGCCGAAAACCCACGAGAAACGCACCGTAGCCGCGCCAGCGTTCGTGATGGACATGCTCGCCCCCCTCATGAAAGGCAAGTCACCCGACGCGTTGCTGTGGACAAACAGCACGGGCGGTTACATGCAACTGCCCACCCATCATTCATGGTTTTACGGCGCCGTGAAGCGTGCCATGAGCGATGATCCGAGCTTTCCGTATGTCACTGTGCATGGGCTGCGCCACGTCGCTGCTGGGCTGCTTGTCTCCCAGGGCGCGAACGTGAAGGTTGTGCAACGCCAACTCGGCCATGCACAGGCGTCGATGACGTTGGATGTGTACGCCGACCTGTTCGAGGGCGACCTTGACGACGTGGCGTTCCGTGGGCTTGTGTGA
- a CDS encoding uracil-DNA glycosylase gives MSSIHPAWELPDTTPVLQAVRRRTPEERTLPASEKIMRAFRNDPRDVRVVIVGQDPYPTPGDAMGLAFSSNATSIPKSLRNIYKEYEDDLGLPAPQHGDISAWADRGVLLLNRVLTVEAGQAGAHRNLGWEAITEAAVRQVARNPHLVAILWGKAAQSLVPIIGEKRCICSPHPSPLSAYRGFFGSKPFSRANALLQEQGGEAIDWRLPA, from the coding sequence ATGAGCTCTATTCACCCTGCATGGGAACTGCCCGACACCACCCCAGTCCTGCAGGCCGTTCGGCGACGCACGCCGGAGGAACGCACGCTTCCGGCGTCGGAGAAAATAATGAGAGCATTCCGCAACGATCCCCGCGACGTCCGCGTGGTGATCGTGGGACAAGATCCCTATCCCACCCCCGGCGACGCCATGGGCCTGGCCTTTTCCAGCAACGCCACGAGTATCCCGAAATCGCTGCGCAATATCTATAAGGAATACGAGGACGACCTCGGCCTGCCCGCACCGCAGCACGGCGACATCTCCGCATGGGCGGACCGGGGCGTGCTGCTGCTCAACCGCGTGCTCACGGTGGAGGCGGGGCAGGCCGGTGCCCACCGCAACCTCGGGTGGGAAGCCATCACCGAAGCCGCCGTACGGCAGGTGGCCCGCAACCCGCACCTCGTGGCGATTCTCTGGGGGAAGGCGGCACAATCGCTGGTACCCATCATCGGCGAGAAGCGCTGCATCTGCAGCCCCCACCCCTCACCGCTCAGCGCATACCGCGGATTCTTCGGCTCGAAGCCCTTCAGCCGCGCCAACGCTCTGCTCCAAGAGCAAGGCGGAGAAGCGATCGACTGGCGGCTACCGGCCTGA
- the rsmD gene encoding 16S rRNA (guanine(966)-N(2))-methyltransferase RsmD, giving the protein MTRIIAGTARSRRIKVPSEGTRPTSDRAREGLFSSLQARVGFQDQVVLDLFAGSGALGLEALSRGARSVTLVDSSPQAVATIKHNIQVVAKELPKDSARVVEAKASTFVAGAQQGHFTMVLVDPPYDLDDDAVHDMLCALQPLLADDAMVVVERHRDSAQTQWPDGFEPTSQKLKKRTFGIARFDMALWRRVAHAEMNE; this is encoded by the coding sequence ATGACACGCATTATTGCGGGAACGGCACGCAGCCGCAGGATTAAAGTGCCTAGCGAAGGGACCCGGCCCACGTCAGACCGGGCGCGCGAGGGGCTGTTTTCGTCGCTGCAGGCGCGCGTGGGTTTCCAGGATCAGGTGGTGCTTGATCTCTTTGCTGGGTCCGGCGCGTTGGGGCTGGAGGCGTTGTCCCGGGGCGCGCGGAGCGTGACCCTGGTGGATTCCAGCCCGCAGGCTGTTGCGACCATCAAGCACAACATTCAGGTGGTGGCCAAGGAACTGCCGAAGGACTCCGCGCGGGTGGTGGAAGCGAAGGCTTCTACGTTCGTGGCGGGCGCGCAGCAGGGGCACTTCACCATGGTGCTGGTCGATCCACCGTACGACCTGGACGACGATGCCGTGCACGACATGCTGTGCGCCCTGCAGCCGCTGCTGGCAGACGATGCGATGGTGGTAGTGGAGCGGCACCGGGACTCGGCGCAGACCCAGTGGCCGGACGGGTTTGAACCCACCAGTCAGAAGTTGAAAAAGCGTACTTTTGGAATAGCTCGCTTTGATATGGCTCTGTGGCGCCGTGTAGCCCATGCAGAGATGAACGAGTAA
- a CDS encoding YceD family protein: MSNPFVIEVSDVPTGLSEPVEATGPSPVRWGGNMLAVEENTPVEVHGTLSNLGEAVLINAQVQAAAAGTCSLCLQDIQTTFDYTINDVFGFTEDFISGDDADDEDGEPLLVKDGTIDITQLVLDEAGLNAPFSPVCEDFGQHCVEETPTPAGTVDGALAVGGESARPEGLDGEDADEEPIDPRWAALKKFTVDDQESK, translated from the coding sequence ATGAGCAACCCATTCGTGATCGAAGTGTCCGACGTTCCTACCGGCCTGAGCGAACCTGTTGAGGCGACCGGTCCCTCGCCGGTTCGCTGGGGCGGAAACATGTTGGCGGTCGAGGAGAATACCCCGGTGGAGGTTCACGGCACGTTAAGCAACCTGGGTGAGGCCGTGCTCATTAACGCGCAGGTCCAGGCGGCCGCCGCCGGCACCTGCAGCCTGTGCCTTCAGGACATCCAGACCACCTTCGACTACACCATCAATGATGTCTTTGGCTTCACCGAAGACTTCATCAGTGGCGACGATGCAGACGACGAAGACGGCGAGCCGCTACTGGTCAAAGACGGCACGATCGATATCACGCAATTGGTCCTGGACGAGGCCGGCCTGAACGCGCCGTTTAGCCCCGTGTGTGAAGATTTCGGACAGCACTGCGTGGAGGAAACCCCCACGCCGGCCGGAACCGTGGATGGTGCCTTGGCCGTGGGCGGCGAATCGGCCCGACCGGAAGGCCTCGACGGTGAGGACGCCGACGAGGAACCCATCGATCCACGCTGGGCCGCGCTGAAGAAGTTCACCGTGGACGACCAAGAATCCAAGTAG
- a CDS encoding ATP-dependent DNA helicase RecG, whose product MLGWIDRRPLGLLVSPDRARTLSAKPGLKTVYDLLTNYPRNYARMGDPTAMEPMEPGEMYTCVAEILHAQERENYSGRGPRRYITFSFSDGVVRLDSALFGNPAMHRSVLVPGSIVLLYGKLDIFNDRWQLKNPSYVSMFPADGARFGAYGPLKTIVDITGSEAEAQKILNRPWLPFYGRRSGTTTAELTGVVNQVLGQLDPIPEVLPTGEDAPAWPADPEGEQMIPLDSALRQIHQPPAEGPHAALFRLKFNEALSLQLVMALRRADATVRSGFAMAMSETSDSARASMLAHLPYTLSPGQEHAVETISAALHSDTPANLMLQGDVGAGKTIVALLAMLQAVDAGYQCAFIAPTEVLAAQHARTLVELLGLSPEGSRVGVTLLTGSQKTSERKAALLDIVSGQADIVVGTHALIQDTVEFFNLGLVVVDEQHRFGVRQRDFLRERSPADATPHMLVMTATPIPRTVAMTMFGDLEPVRLEGLPQGRGEVSTVVVPLGNPAWFRRIWTRMAEEAAVGHQAFVVVPKIEGEDGVESWAERIRTTFAPQLQVGMVHGRMPAEDKDEIMQAFAAGEYDVLVATTVIEVGVDIPNATMMVVIDAENFGVSQLHQLRGRVGRGAADAVCLLVTGMEETSASYQRLIAVADTHDGFDLAELDLKQRTEGDVLGQRQSGSTARRVDLLDLSEDGEIIEAARDYAQELVAWDAERARELVADIEIEDQEYIERA is encoded by the coding sequence ATGCTGGGCTGGATAGATCGTCGACCACTGGGATTGTTGGTGAGCCCCGACCGGGCGCGCACGCTCTCCGCAAAGCCAGGCCTGAAAACGGTCTACGACCTCCTCACCAACTACCCGCGTAACTATGCGCGGATGGGCGACCCCACAGCCATGGAACCCATGGAACCGGGGGAGATGTACACCTGCGTGGCGGAGATCCTCCACGCCCAGGAGAGGGAGAACTACTCCGGCCGCGGACCGCGCCGCTACATCACCTTCTCCTTCAGCGATGGCGTGGTGCGGCTGGACTCGGCACTGTTCGGCAACCCCGCGATGCACCGCAGCGTGTTGGTCCCCGGCTCTATCGTGCTGCTCTACGGGAAATTGGATATTTTCAACGACCGGTGGCAGCTGAAAAACCCCTCCTACGTGTCCATGTTCCCCGCAGACGGGGCGCGCTTTGGCGCCTATGGCCCTTTGAAAACCATCGTGGACATCACCGGGAGCGAGGCCGAGGCGCAGAAGATCCTGAACCGTCCGTGGTTGCCTTTCTACGGCCGACGCAGCGGCACCACCACCGCTGAGCTCACCGGTGTGGTGAACCAGGTGCTGGGCCAGCTGGACCCGATCCCCGAAGTGCTCCCCACCGGGGAGGACGCTCCGGCATGGCCCGCGGACCCGGAGGGGGAGCAGATGATCCCCCTGGATTCGGCCCTGCGTCAGATCCACCAACCCCCGGCGGAGGGGCCGCACGCCGCGCTGTTCCGCCTGAAATTCAACGAGGCGCTGTCCTTGCAGCTGGTGATGGCCCTACGGCGCGCCGACGCTACCGTGCGCTCCGGCTTCGCCATGGCTATGTCCGAAACCTCGGACAGCGCCCGCGCCAGCATGCTCGCCCACCTGCCGTACACCTTAAGCCCCGGCCAGGAACACGCCGTGGAGACCATCTCCGCGGCACTGCATTCCGATACGCCGGCAAACCTGATGCTGCAGGGCGATGTGGGTGCCGGTAAAACCATCGTCGCACTCCTGGCGATGCTCCAGGCTGTCGACGCCGGCTATCAATGCGCCTTCATCGCTCCCACAGAAGTGCTCGCCGCCCAACACGCCCGCACACTCGTGGAACTCCTAGGCTTAAGCCCCGAAGGTTCCCGCGTGGGCGTGACATTGCTGACGGGATCACAGAAGACCTCCGAACGAAAGGCTGCGCTGCTGGACATCGTCAGTGGCCAGGCCGATATTGTGGTCGGCACCCATGCGCTGATCCAGGACACCGTGGAGTTCTTTAACCTAGGCCTGGTGGTAGTGGACGAGCAGCACCGCTTCGGCGTGCGTCAGCGCGACTTCCTGCGGGAACGCAGCCCCGCGGATGCCACGCCGCACATGCTGGTCATGACCGCCACCCCGATTCCCCGCACCGTGGCCATGACCATGTTCGGTGACCTGGAACCAGTACGCCTCGAGGGCCTGCCGCAGGGCCGAGGAGAGGTGTCCACGGTGGTGGTTCCCCTGGGTAATCCGGCCTGGTTCCGCCGCATCTGGACCCGCATGGCGGAGGAGGCGGCAGTGGGCCACCAGGCCTTTGTGGTGGTGCCGAAGATCGAAGGCGAGGACGGGGTGGAATCCTGGGCAGAACGCATCCGCACCACTTTCGCACCGCAGCTTCAGGTGGGGATGGTGCACGGCCGCATGCCCGCCGAGGACAAAGACGAGATCATGCAAGCCTTCGCAGCGGGGGAGTATGACGTGCTCGTCGCCACCACCGTGATCGAAGTGGGCGTGGACATCCCGAACGCCACCATGATGGTGGTGATCGACGCCGAAAACTTTGGCGTATCCCAGCTGCACCAGTTGAGAGGGCGAGTAGGCCGTGGAGCCGCAGATGCCGTGTGTTTGTTGGTGACCGGTATGGAGGAGACTTCGGCGTCGTATCAACGATTAATCGCGGTGGCAGACACACACGACGGTTTTGACTTGGCCGAGTTGGACCTCAAGCAGCGCACGGAGGGGGACGTTCTCGGGCAACGGCAATCGGGCAGCACAGCGCGGCGCGTGGACCTGCTGGACCTCTCCGAGGACGGGGAGATTATCGAGGCGGCGCGCGACTACGCACAAGAATTGGTGGCCTGGGACGCCGAGCGCGCGCGGGAGCTGGTGGCCGATATCGAGATCGAGGATCAGGAATATATCGAACGGGCTTAG
- a CDS encoding biotin/lipoyl-containing protein — MKIYAPFAGVVRYCVADGEEVTTGTELATVEAIKLEAPVLAPAPGTVKRTQREDFVNVQGGDEIVEIV; from the coding sequence ATGAAGATTTACGCGCCCTTCGCCGGAGTGGTCCGATATTGCGTGGCCGATGGCGAAGAAGTGACCACAGGGACCGAGCTTGCCACGGTGGAGGCGATCAAGCTGGAGGCACCCGTGTTGGCACCGGCGCCAGGGACCGTGAAACGCACCCAGCGGGAGGACTTCGTGAACGTTCAGGGTGGCGACGAGATTGTGGAGATTGTGTAG
- a CDS encoding DUF3515 domain-containing protein — translation MDTAAETPQDPHNTTPPKLAVVLSIILAVAFIVAVIAGARIMTDRTTYTPAAVSPIDAPEAGSRACDDVIANLPDSLGAFKNVDIVDPAPEGTKAYKNAKGQQLTLRCGVYAPDQYTVLSKTNTIKDVHWLTVMDATPGSHMRTYYQLGGAPTVAITTEAPIGTALEDASSALAVHIDTSKAPKPKPFPLSSTRLEGDGHPQQCTRFLDALPKTIGDYTLRDTSAIKGAPSQSRTWLADGQEPIVVRCGVELPDSYTPGAVLSQVGEVPWFDEPGLARGSTSGRWFALGREAIVALSMPGSEGNEVISTITDTVADTLAPEKSENSTN, via the coding sequence GTGGATACTGCAGCGGAGACACCCCAAGACCCTCACAACACTACCCCTCCGAAGCTTGCCGTCGTGTTATCGATCATCCTGGCAGTGGCTTTCATCGTGGCAGTGATCGCCGGGGCGCGGATCATGACGGACCGCACCACCTACACTCCCGCTGCGGTGAGCCCCATTGACGCCCCGGAGGCTGGCTCGCGCGCCTGCGACGACGTCATCGCTAACCTGCCGGACTCGCTAGGGGCGTTTAAAAACGTCGATATTGTGGATCCCGCGCCGGAGGGCACCAAGGCGTATAAGAATGCGAAGGGGCAACAGCTCACGCTGCGCTGTGGAGTGTACGCCCCTGACCAGTACACGGTGCTGTCCAAGACGAACACCATCAAGGACGTTCACTGGCTGACCGTCATGGACGCCACACCGGGTTCCCACATGCGGACGTATTACCAGCTGGGTGGCGCTCCCACGGTCGCGATCACCACGGAGGCGCCCATCGGCACCGCGCTGGAGGACGCAAGCTCCGCGCTGGCTGTCCACATTGATACCTCCAAGGCGCCGAAGCCGAAGCCGTTCCCCCTGTCCTCCACGCGGCTGGAAGGCGACGGCCACCCTCAGCAGTGCACGCGCTTTTTAGACGCGCTGCCGAAGACCATCGGTGACTACACACTCAGGGATACCTCCGCCATCAAGGGCGCTCCCAGCCAGTCCCGCACGTGGTTGGCCGACGGCCAGGAGCCCATCGTGGTGCGGTGTGGCGTGGAACTTCCCGACAGCTACACGCCAGGGGCAGTACTCAGCCAGGTGGGCGAGGTTCCCTGGTTCGACGAACCGGGCCTGGCGCGCGGGTCCACCTCCGGCCGGTGGTTCGCGCTAGGACGCGAGGCCATCGTGGCTCTGTCCATGCCAGGCTCCGAGGGCAACGAGGTGATCTCCACGATCACGGACACGGTGGCTGACACGCTCGCGCCGGAGAAGTCGGAGAACAGCACCAACTAG